One window from the genome of Nocardioides panaciterrulae encodes:
- a CDS encoding phosphatidylserine decarboxylase, with translation MPEAHQIVSDLQKLVDRRGDLRPLLEKSLVRARERAETELNAELRNTLDWPADLPAYYDYLEGFIRWIPRQTDNPAWRVSSPGERYAKEVADRLSHFFFLIDQKVDEDESAVAQNDEEFRDWLTEFARQWGSFLDTPESFSEEILESFLKEAPEYTIEESMIDGRPNMPSGWLTFNQFFARELNPGLRPISEPGDNRVVTSPADCSYIRTYDIDAESNIPATRIKETHRYGNIKQLLEGSKYADAFANGTFAHYMLPPSAYHRYHVPVAGEIKESFTIQGRVFMQVDLTDGELQSKDSAKSGYEFSQTRGVLTIDTAASGLGDLGIVAVVPVGMSHVASVNMSAVPGAQVAKGEEFGYFLFGGSDIIVLFQEGVDPEVDTSEAFRHVGSVIARAKTLS, from the coding sequence TTGCCCGAGGCTCACCAGATCGTGTCCGACCTGCAGAAGCTCGTCGACCGGCGCGGCGACCTTCGACCGCTGCTGGAGAAGTCGCTCGTCCGGGCGCGGGAGCGCGCGGAGACCGAGCTCAACGCCGAGCTGCGCAACACGCTGGACTGGCCGGCCGACCTGCCGGCGTACTACGACTACCTCGAGGGGTTCATCCGCTGGATCCCGCGCCAGACCGACAATCCGGCGTGGAGGGTCTCCTCCCCCGGGGAGCGCTACGCCAAGGAGGTCGCCGACCGGCTCTCGCACTTCTTCTTCCTGATCGACCAGAAGGTCGACGAGGACGAGTCGGCGGTCGCGCAGAACGACGAGGAGTTCCGCGACTGGCTGACCGAGTTCGCCCGGCAGTGGGGCAGCTTCCTCGACACCCCGGAGTCCTTCAGCGAGGAGATCCTCGAGTCGTTCCTGAAGGAGGCGCCGGAGTACACCATCGAGGAGTCGATGATCGACGGCCGCCCGAACATGCCGAGCGGCTGGCTGACCTTCAACCAGTTCTTCGCCCGCGAGCTCAACCCGGGCCTGCGTCCGATCAGCGAGCCGGGCGACAACCGGGTGGTCACCTCGCCGGCCGACTGCAGCTACATCCGCACCTACGACATCGACGCCGAGTCCAACATCCCGGCCACGCGGATCAAGGAGACCCACCGCTACGGCAACATCAAGCAGCTGTTGGAGGGCAGCAAGTACGCCGACGCGTTCGCGAACGGCACCTTCGCCCACTACATGCTGCCGCCCTCGGCGTACCACCGCTACCACGTGCCCGTGGCCGGGGAGATCAAGGAGTCCTTCACCATCCAGGGCCGGGTCTTCATGCAGGTCGACCTCACCGACGGCGAGCTGCAGTCCAAGGACAGCGCCAAGAGCGGCTACGAGTTCTCCCAGACCCGGGGCGTGCTCACGATCGACACCGCGGCCTCCGGGCTGGGCGACCTGGGCATCGTCGCGGTGGTCCCGGTCGGCATGTCGCACGTCGCCTCGGTGAACATGAGCGCGGTGCCCGGGGCGCAGGTGGCCAAGGGCGAGGAGTTCGGCTACTTCCTCTTCGGCGGCTCCGACATCATCGTGCTGTTCCAGGAGGGCGTGGACCCGGAGGTGGACACCAGCGAGGCGTTCCGGCACGTCGGCTCGGTGATCGCGCGGGCGAAGACGCTGTCGTAG
- a CDS encoding FUSC family protein: protein MPEVRRILLETRDRIAASDPGMGRFKQALNATASVGTALPVLLLLAWLLGWSGPVAFATTMFGAVVAMMCSNALVAKPRAAAARTAAYFPLAVAVGLVPGTLSGGHQLLQVVGFAAALFLAVWVRRFGIDFFFYGFMAWMGFFFATFLKASWGLVPELLVASVVSTAWVWVLSSTVFHTDPRRVLQSTLGACFARGRAVARECVDLLEAPDLGSRAHGRALRSLAGQQAALAETALLAEAWSAEPGALPEGWSAAALRRRTLEMQQAVERFAGATVALRDASDELVAEARRTVDHLARRRDHAAAVASERLDRLADAAREAGDEDWWPARHLAYGVREFLRFDAAVDHPPEVDPGEEEFEAAVGLVFGNLPGAPAVSRDVPVRAARWNPMGRLSMTTRQAVQVTLAGVIAIGLGTMLSPTRYYWAVIAAFVTFTGTGTRAETMIKGSARIGGTLLGLFAAVLLAHLTVGNQVAIFATILGSIFMAFYLVKISYAAMTFFITILLGQLYTVLGSFSDQLLELRLGETAVGAVVGVLVAMVLAPLSTRDTVRSARQELLESLRELLEGVAKFADGERVDLDGLVRALDDRARRIALVARPLTRPLVLGHSPRRTRRRLGLYVTAVTQCRALVEAAQRRPLEDPAVTVAAARALADAVSALLATGMGAGAPAAEHPLRRSDVALFRDHRSARDEDPVIRHLHHLGATLTEIAETGIALPARDRSAGDGSQETGRPAEAGPAR from the coding sequence GTGCCCGAGGTCCGTCGAATCCTGTTGGAGACCCGGGACCGGATCGCCGCCTCGGACCCGGGAATGGGCCGGTTCAAGCAGGCGCTGAACGCGACGGCGTCGGTCGGTACGGCGCTGCCGGTGCTGCTGCTGCTCGCGTGGCTGCTCGGGTGGTCGGGACCGGTGGCGTTCGCGACCACGATGTTCGGCGCGGTTGTGGCGATGATGTGCTCCAACGCGCTGGTCGCCAAGCCCCGGGCGGCGGCGGCCCGGACAGCGGCGTACTTCCCGCTCGCTGTGGCCGTCGGGCTGGTGCCGGGCACGCTGTCGGGTGGGCACCAGCTGCTGCAGGTGGTCGGCTTCGCGGCCGCGCTCTTCCTCGCGGTCTGGGTGCGCCGCTTCGGCATCGACTTCTTCTTCTACGGGTTCATGGCCTGGATGGGCTTCTTCTTCGCGACCTTCCTGAAGGCCAGCTGGGGGCTGGTGCCCGAGCTGCTGGTCGCGTCGGTGGTGTCCACGGCGTGGGTGTGGGTGCTGAGCTCGACGGTCTTCCACACCGATCCGCGCCGGGTGCTGCAGTCGACGCTGGGCGCCTGCTTCGCGCGCGGGCGAGCGGTGGCCCGCGAGTGCGTGGACCTGCTCGAGGCCCCCGACCTGGGCTCGCGGGCCCACGGCCGGGCGCTGCGCTCGCTGGCCGGGCAGCAGGCCGCGCTGGCCGAGACCGCGCTGCTGGCCGAGGCGTGGTCCGCCGAGCCGGGCGCGCTGCCGGAGGGCTGGTCGGCGGCCGCGCTGCGCCGCCGCACGCTGGAGATGCAGCAGGCGGTGGAGCGGTTCGCCGGCGCGACCGTGGCGCTGCGCGACGCCTCCGACGAGCTGGTGGCCGAGGCGCGCCGTACGGTCGACCACCTGGCCCGGCGCCGGGACCACGCCGCCGCCGTGGCCAGCGAGCGGCTCGACCGGCTGGCCGACGCCGCGCGGGAGGCCGGCGACGAGGACTGGTGGCCGGCACGGCACCTGGCGTACGGCGTCCGGGAGTTCCTGCGCTTCGACGCCGCCGTCGACCACCCGCCGGAGGTCGACCCGGGCGAGGAGGAGTTCGAGGCCGCCGTGGGACTGGTCTTCGGCAACCTGCCGGGGGCGCCCGCCGTCAGCCGCGACGTGCCGGTGCGTGCGGCCCGCTGGAACCCGATGGGCCGGCTCTCGATGACCACCCGCCAGGCCGTGCAGGTGACGCTCGCCGGGGTGATCGCGATCGGGCTGGGCACGATGCTCTCGCCGACCCGCTACTACTGGGCGGTGATTGCGGCGTTCGTGACGTTCACCGGCACCGGCACCCGCGCCGAGACCATGATCAAGGGCTCGGCCCGGATCGGCGGCACGTTGCTGGGGCTGTTCGCGGCGGTGCTGCTCGCGCACCTGACCGTGGGCAACCAGGTCGCGATCTTCGCCACGATCCTCGGATCGATCTTCATGGCGTTCTACCTGGTGAAGATCTCCTACGCCGCGATGACGTTCTTCATCACGATCCTGCTGGGCCAGCTCTACACGGTGCTCGGCAGCTTCAGCGACCAGCTGCTGGAGCTGCGGCTCGGCGAGACCGCGGTGGGGGCGGTGGTCGGCGTTCTCGTCGCGATGGTGCTGGCGCCGCTGTCCACCCGCGACACCGTGCGCTCGGCGCGGCAGGAGCTGCTGGAGTCGCTGCGCGAGCTGCTCGAGGGCGTGGCGAAGTTCGCCGACGGCGAGCGCGTCGACCTCGACGGGCTGGTCCGGGCGCTCGACGACCGCGCGCGGCGGATCGCGCTGGTCGCCCGGCCGCTGACCCGGCCGCTGGTGCTGGGGCACTCGCCGCGGCGGACCCGCCGGCGACTGGGGCTCTACGTGACCGCGGTGACCCAGTGCCGCGCGCTGGTCGAGGCGGCGCAGCGACGCCCTCTCGAGGACCCCGCCGTCACCGTGGCCGCCGCCCGCGCGCTCGCCGACGCCGTCAGCGCCCTGCTGGCCACCGGCATGGGCGCCGGCGCCCCCGCGGCGGAGCACCCGCTGCGCCGCAGCGACGTCGCGCTCTTCCGCGACCACCGCTCGGCCCGCGACGAGGACCCGGTGATCCGGCACCTGCACCACCTCGGCGCGACGCTGACCGAGATCGCCGAGACCGGGATCGCGCTGCCCGCCCGGGACCGGTCGGCGGGCGACGGGTCGCAGGAGACCGGGCGCCCGGCCGAGGCCGGCCCCGCCCGCTGA
- a CDS encoding lipase family protein: MRLRSTALALLAAAVAATVTAVPTGAPAEAAAASDGLVRPAKDPFYTYDGAKPLRKIAPGTPLKTRDVTLGASTGQTPLPAEQILYRTTDTQGHAVATVTTVVEPATGTTAPRVAAYLSFYDALSAKCDPSYTLRGGDPGAANQQLTGLEQATVNSLAGQGYIVTVPDFENQDLHWVAGREAGVSTLDGIEATLRALKLDRRATPVGMMGYSGGSIAADWASELQPHRAPRMNLVGTALGGIPANLRHNLPYVDGTPEWSDVIPGAMIGISRAYGLNLDHYLSKWGRKVARTESHQCIGEMSGEFPNLTIKHLMKKRYEHLLAVPAFHRIMKRLKMGSAKGHPGAPMFMLWGNHDGKGDDVMVAADQARLAAEYCAQGVPVSTVELQGANHSDAGAAFIPQAEAWLAARFAGTPAPSTCS, translated from the coding sequence GTGCGTCTTCGATCCACCGCCCTGGCCCTGCTGGCGGCCGCGGTCGCGGCCACCGTCACCGCCGTACCGACCGGTGCGCCGGCGGAGGCCGCCGCCGCCTCGGACGGGCTGGTGCGGCCCGCGAAGGACCCGTTCTACACCTACGACGGCGCCAAGCCGCTGCGGAAGATCGCGCCCGGGACCCCGCTGAAGACCCGCGACGTGACCCTGGGCGCGAGCACCGGCCAGACCCCGCTGCCGGCCGAGCAGATCCTCTACCGCACGACCGACACCCAGGGGCACGCGGTCGCGACCGTCACCACGGTGGTCGAGCCGGCCACCGGCACGACGGCGCCCCGAGTGGCGGCGTACCTCTCCTTCTATGACGCGCTGTCGGCCAAGTGCGACCCGTCCTACACGCTGCGCGGCGGCGACCCCGGCGCGGCCAACCAGCAGCTGACCGGCCTCGAGCAGGCCACCGTCAACAGCCTGGCCGGCCAGGGCTACATCGTGACCGTGCCGGACTTCGAGAACCAGGACCTGCACTGGGTCGCCGGCCGCGAGGCCGGCGTGAGCACGCTCGACGGCATCGAGGCGACGCTGCGGGCGCTGAAGCTCGACCGGAGGGCCACGCCGGTCGGGATGATGGGCTACTCCGGCGGCTCGATCGCCGCCGACTGGGCCAGCGAGCTGCAGCCGCACCGCGCCCCGCGGATGAACCTGGTCGGCACCGCGCTCGGCGGGATCCCGGCCAACCTGCGGCACAACCTGCCCTACGTCGACGGCACCCCCGAGTGGTCCGACGTGATCCCCGGCGCGATGATCGGGATCAGCCGGGCCTACGGGCTCAACCTCGACCACTACCTGTCGAAGTGGGGCCGCAAGGTGGCGCGCACCGAGTCGCACCAGTGCATCGGCGAGATGTCGGGGGAGTTCCCCAACCTCACCATCAAGCACCTGATGAAGAAGCGCTACGAGCACCTCCTGGCCGTGCCTGCCTTCCACCGGATCATGAAGCGGCTGAAGATGGGCTCGGCCAAGGGCCACCCGGGCGCGCCGATGTTCATGCTGTGGGGCAACCACGACGGGAAGGGCGACGACGTGATGGTCGCCGCCGACCAGGCCAGGCTCGCCGCGGAGTACTGCGCCCAGGGCGTGCCGGTCTCCACCGTGGAGCTGCAGGGCGCCAACCACAGCGACGCGGGGGCCGCGTTCATCCCGCAGGCCGAGGCGTGGCTGGCGGCGCGGTTCGCCGGTACGCCGGCGCCGAGCACCTGCAGCTGA
- a CDS encoding helix-turn-helix transcriptional regulator, which translates to MPDTATRLLSLLQGDRDWTGGELAERLGVSGRTVRTDVDRLRELGYDVRATPGVGGYRLGHGGTSLPPLLLDRDEAVAVAVGLRTGVNCIIGGMEETSVRALAKLERVLPARLRQQVRLLNRYTVPLPSAQPAPVVDPAVLTELAGRCDRRERVRFWYDAAPAAEAEGDRAAHEVEPHRLLSRGHRWYLLGFDVAADRWAAFEVHRLHPRVPAGPRFEPRDPPGDVEGQLAELLPRTTWRHEASVTLHAPAADVALLSAEGVLEPMDDRRCRARIGGETLTAIALTLARLGVDFTVHDPPELVEAVRRLGERFGRATQADPR; encoded by the coding sequence ATGCCGGACACCGCGACGCGCCTGCTCTCCCTGCTCCAGGGGGACCGCGACTGGACCGGCGGCGAGCTGGCCGAGCGGCTCGGGGTCAGCGGGCGCACGGTGCGCACCGACGTGGACCGGCTCCGGGAGCTGGGCTACGACGTGCGCGCGACCCCCGGCGTGGGTGGCTACCGGCTGGGGCACGGCGGCACCAGCCTGCCGCCGCTGCTGCTGGATCGCGACGAGGCGGTCGCGGTGGCGGTCGGCCTGCGCACCGGGGTGAACTGCATCATCGGCGGCATGGAGGAGACCTCCGTGCGGGCGCTGGCCAAGCTGGAGCGGGTGCTGCCCGCCCGGCTGCGCCAGCAGGTCCGCCTGCTCAACCGCTACACCGTCCCGCTGCCCAGCGCCCAGCCGGCGCCGGTGGTCGACCCCGCGGTGCTCACCGAGCTGGCGGGCCGCTGCGACCGGCGCGAGCGGGTGCGGTTCTGGTACGACGCCGCGCCGGCCGCCGAGGCCGAGGGCGACCGGGCGGCGCACGAGGTCGAGCCCCACCGGCTGCTCAGCCGCGGCCACCGGTGGTACCTGCTGGGCTTCGACGTCGCCGCCGACCGATGGGCGGCCTTCGAGGTGCACCGGCTGCACCCTCGGGTGCCGGCCGGTCCGCGGTTCGAGCCGCGCGACCCGCCCGGCGACGTCGAGGGCCAGCTCGCCGAGCTGCTGCCCCGCACCACCTGGCGGCACGAGGCGTCGGTGACGCTGCACGCGCCGGCGGCCGACGTGGCTCTGCTCTCCGCGGAGGGCGTGCTCGAGCCGATGGACGATCGCCGCTGCCGGGCGCGGATCGGCGGCGAGACGCTGACCGCGATCGCGCTGACCCTGGCCCGCCTCGGCGTCGACTTCACCGTGCACGACCCGCCGGAGCTGGTCGAGGCGGTGCGGCGGCTCGGCGAGCGGTTCGGCCGGGCGACGCAGGCCGACCCACGGTGA
- a CDS encoding VOC family protein: protein MASRIRNTCIDCADPYALALFWSRVLGVAMDPEDAPGADEAGFDVEGGRSLLFLRVPEPKATKNRLHLCLEPQQQQRDQEVARLLDLGATLWDDQRRPDGTGWAVLQDPEGNEFCVLRSEAERSDA, encoded by the coding sequence ATGGCCTCGCGAATCCGCAACACCTGCATCGACTGCGCCGACCCCTACGCCCTGGCGCTCTTCTGGAGCCGGGTGCTGGGCGTCGCGATGGATCCCGAGGATGCCCCCGGCGCGGACGAGGCCGGCTTCGACGTCGAGGGCGGGCGCAGCCTGCTCTTCCTCCGGGTGCCCGAGCCCAAGGCGACCAAGAACCGGCTGCACCTGTGCCTGGAGCCGCAGCAGCAGCAGCGCGACCAGGAGGTGGCGCGGCTGCTGGACCTCGGCGCCACCCTGTGGGACGACCAGCGCCGCCCGGACGGCACCGGATGGGCCGTGCTGCAAGATCCCGAGGGCAACGAGTTCTGCGTCCTGCGCAGCGAGGCGGAGCGCTCCGACGCCTGA
- a CDS encoding SDR family oxidoreductase: protein MPLDVTDEAGVADAVQTVVARLGRLDVVVNNAGIGAQGTVETNDLVEWHRVLDVNLLGMVRVSRAALPHLRRSPSAVIVNTASVAADVGLPDRVLYSASKGALVAASRAMAADLVHDGVRVCWVSPGTANTPWVGRLLDRADDPAAERRALEARQPHGRLVGADEVAEAIAYLARPTAGSTTGVGLTVDGGLAGLRLRR, encoded by the coding sequence GTGCCCCTGGACGTCACGGACGAGGCTGGCGTCGCCGACGCCGTCCAGACCGTCGTCGCCAGGCTCGGCCGGCTCGACGTGGTGGTCAACAACGCCGGGATCGGTGCTCAGGGCACCGTGGAGACCAACGATCTCGTCGAGTGGCACCGGGTGCTCGACGTGAACCTGCTCGGGATGGTGCGAGTCAGCCGTGCGGCCCTCCCGCATCTGCGTCGTTCCCCGTCGGCAGTCATCGTGAACACCGCGTCGGTGGCGGCGGACGTCGGGCTGCCGGATCGCGTCCTCTACAGCGCGAGCAAGGGCGCGCTGGTCGCCGCCTCGCGAGCGATGGCGGCTGACCTGGTCCACGACGGGGTCCGGGTCTGTTGGGTCAGCCCCGGGACCGCCAACACCCCGTGGGTGGGTCGGCTGCTCGACCGAGCGGACGACCCGGCCGCCGAGAGAAGGGCACTGGAAGCCCGCCAGCCGCACGGCCGGCTGGTCGGCGCCGATGAGGTCGCCGAGGCGATCGCCTATCTCGCTCGCCCGACCGCGGGCTCGACGACGGGCGTGGGGCTCACGGTCGACGGCGGACTTGCCGGCCTCCGGCTCCGACGCTGA
- a CDS encoding fumarylacetoacetate hydrolase family protein — protein sequence MQFLVLTGTPEGVALSGRFPYLGEGDVVELAIDGLGRQRQEVVSGE from the coding sequence ATGCAGTTCCTCGTGTTGACCGGGACGCCGGAGGGCGTGGCGTTGTCGGGCCGCTTTCCCTACCTCGGCGAGGGCGACGTGGTCGAGCTGGCCATCGACGGTCTGGGGCGTCAGCGTCAGGAGGTGGTCTCCGGTGAGTGA
- a CDS encoding MopE-related protein: protein MSLPTCVAWRHDPIGKDTDPPTHLALCGGDSDNDGWDDEADCAPYDSSINPGAVDVPNDGIDQNCDGHDLVVGTGVIQVTLLWNNDDDLDLHVTDPGGTRIWYGNTGPTATGGRLDRDDNVFVCGYDSEPGGVENTVWDDGASPLHGTYTVEVYEYHRCAEPANWTVQIRVDGTLVKTENGSGYGRVEFDY, encoded by the coding sequence GTGAGCCTGCCGACGTGCGTGGCCTGGCGGCACGATCCGATCGGGAAGGACACCGACCCGCCCACTCACCTGGCGCTGTGCGGCGGCGACTCCGACAACGACGGCTGGGACGACGAGGCCGACTGCGCGCCCTACGACTCCAGCATCAACCCCGGAGCCGTGGACGTACCCAACGACGGCATCGACCAGAACTGCGACGGCCACGACCTGGTCGTGGGCACCGGCGTCATCCAGGTCACGCTGCTGTGGAACAACGACGACGACCTGGACCTGCACGTCACCGACCCTGGCGGCACCCGCATCTGGTATGGGAACACCGGGCCGACGGCCACCGGCGGCCGCCTGGACCGGGACGACAACGTCTTCGTGTGCGGCTACGACTCCGAGCCTGGCGGCGTGGAGAACACTGTGTGGGACGACGGCGCCAGCCCGTTGCACGGCACATACACGGTGGAGGTGTACGAGTATCACCGGTGCGCGGAGCCGGCGAACTGGACAGTCCAGATCCGCGTCGACGGCACACTGGTGAAGACAGAGAACGGATCGGGGTATGGCCGAGTCGAGTTCGACTACTGA
- a CDS encoding aldolase/citrate lyase family protein: protein MSVVLLYVPGSRPDRFDKAAATGAGVILDLEDSVAAEDKPAARAAVGQWLATTAYAGELQVRVNSAHSAELWFDLATLPAQVDLRLPKVESLADLEPVADRRVHAILESAAGVENALAIARHPAVRTLSLGEADLAAELGMDGDEAFGWIRSRVVVATAAAGLPAPMMAAYPALRDLDGLAESCRRGRRLGMRGRTAVHPAQVPVIRSVFEPSPAEVAWANDVLAALSSTGVATLSDGSMVDAAMARRARAILG, encoded by the coding sequence GTGAGCGTGGTGCTGCTCTACGTGCCGGGCTCGCGTCCCGACCGGTTCGACAAGGCGGCGGCGACCGGCGCCGGCGTGATCCTGGACCTCGAGGACTCGGTCGCGGCCGAGGACAAGCCGGCGGCCCGGGCCGCGGTCGGGCAGTGGCTCGCGACCACGGCGTACGCCGGGGAGCTGCAGGTGCGGGTGAACAGCGCGCACTCCGCGGAGCTCTGGTTCGACCTGGCGACGCTGCCCGCGCAGGTCGACCTGCGGCTGCCCAAGGTGGAGTCGCTCGCCGACCTCGAGCCGGTGGCGGACCGGAGGGTGCACGCGATCCTCGAGTCGGCGGCCGGCGTGGAGAACGCCCTGGCCATCGCCCGCCATCCGGCGGTGCGCACGCTGTCGCTGGGAGAGGCCGACCTGGCCGCCGAGCTCGGCATGGACGGCGACGAGGCGTTCGGCTGGATCCGGTCGCGGGTCGTCGTCGCGACCGCCGCGGCCGGCCTGCCGGCGCCGATGATGGCGGCCTATCCGGCGCTGCGGGACCTCGACGGGCTGGCCGAGTCGTGCCGGCGCGGGCGGCGGCTGGGCATGCGGGGACGCACCGCGGTCCACCCCGCGCAGGTACCGGTGATCCGGTCGGTCTTCGAGCCGTCGCCCGCGGAGGTCGCGTGGGCCAACGACGTCCTGGCGGCGCTGTCGTCGACCGGCGTGGCCACGCTGAGCGACGGATCGATGGTCGATGCGGCCATGGCCCGGCGGGCCCGGGCGATCCTCGGCTGA